From Vicugna pacos chromosome 6, VicPac4, whole genome shotgun sequence, a single genomic window includes:
- the COA8 gene encoding cytochrome c oxidase assembly factor 8 isoform X3 — protein sequence MWNRVLFGAGLFHSVCHFEISRFCPPRKSCHDWIGPPDKYSNLRPVHFYIPENESPLEQKLRELRQETQEWNQQFWANQNLTFHKEKEEFIHSRLKAKGPGLRAESGQKATLNAEEMADFYKEFLSKNFRKHMCYNRDWYRRNFAITFFMGKVALDRIRKKLRLKQKKTSS from the exons ATGTGGAATCGTGTCCTCTTTGGTGCCGGGCTCTTCCACTCCGTGTGTCATTTTGAG ATCTCAAGATTCTGCCCTCCGAGAAAATCTTGCCATGATTGGATAGGACCCCCAGATAAATATTCAAACCTTCGACCTGTTCACTTTTACATCCCTGAAAATGAATCACCATTAGaacaaaagctgagagaattAAGACAAGAAACACAAGAATGGAACCAACAGTTCTGGGCAAACCAGAATTTGACTTTTCATAAG GAAAAAGAAGAGTTTATTCACTCAAGACTAAAAGCTAAAGGCCCGGGACTGAGAGCTGAATCAG GTCAAAAAGCAACACTGAATGCAGAAGAAATGGCTGACTTTTACAaagaatttttaagtaaaaattttcgGAAGCACATGTGTTATAACAG GGACTGGTACAGGCGTAATTTTGCCATCACCTTCTTCATGGGAAAAGTGGCCCTGGACAGGATTCGGAAAAAGCTTAGACTGAAGCAAAAGAAGACCAGCAGTTAG